A window of the Kosakonia radicincitans DSM 16656 genome harbors these coding sequences:
- the zupT gene encoding zinc transporter ZupT, protein MSVPLILTILAGAATFIGAILGVLGQKPSNRVLAFSLGFAAGIMLLISLMEMLPAALATENMSPMLGYGMFVVGLLGYFALDRMLPHAHPQDLMQGTRRTFPRGLRRTAILLTMGISLHNFPEGIATYVTASNDLELGLGIAFAVALHNIPEGLAVAGPVYAATGSKRSAVFWAGISGLAEILGGVLAWLILGSLLSPVVMAAIMATVAGIMVALSVDELMPLAKEIDPNNNPSYGVLCGMSVMGLSLVALQAMGFSG, encoded by the coding sequence ATGTCGGTACCGTTGATTCTGACCATCCTGGCTGGCGCAGCGACCTTTATCGGCGCGATTCTTGGCGTGTTAGGCCAGAAACCATCAAACCGCGTACTGGCGTTCTCGCTCGGCTTTGCTGCCGGAATCATGTTATTGATTTCGTTAATGGAGATGCTGCCCGCTGCACTGGCGACGGAAAATATGTCACCGATGCTCGGCTATGGCATGTTTGTCGTGGGCCTGCTGGGGTATTTCGCGCTGGATCGCATGTTACCCCATGCACACCCGCAGGATTTAATGCAGGGTACGCGGCGAACCTTTCCGCGCGGCCTGCGCCGTACCGCCATTTTGCTGACGATGGGTATCAGTCTCCATAACTTCCCGGAAGGCATCGCCACCTATGTCACCGCCAGTAACGACCTGGAATTAGGCCTCGGTATCGCCTTTGCGGTCGCGTTGCACAATATTCCTGAAGGACTTGCGGTTGCCGGGCCGGTTTACGCGGCAACCGGTTCAAAACGCAGCGCGGTATTCTGGGCGGGAATCTCAGGGCTGGCGGAGATCCTCGGCGGCGTCCTGGCATGGTTGATCCTCGGCAGTCTGCTCTCGCCAGTGGTGATGGCGGCCATTATGGCAACCGTCGCCGGGATTATGGTGGCATTGTCGGTGGATGAACTGATGCCGCTGGCGAAAGAGATCGATCCCAACAACAATCCCAGCTATGGCGTGCTGTGCGGTATGTCGGTGATGGGCTTAAGCCTTGTGGCGTTGCAGGCGATGGGATTTAGCGGCTGA
- the ygiD gene encoding 4,5-DOPA dioxygenase extradiol, which produces MSAPRMPALFLGHGSPMNVLEDNVYTRAWGMLGETLPRPKAIVVVSAHWFTRGTGVTAMEAPKTIHDFGGFPQALYDTHYPAPGSPELAQHLVDLLAPVPVVLDKEAWGFDHGSWGVLIKMYPNADIPMVQLSIDSTKPAAWHFEMGRKLAALRDEGIMLVASGNVVHNLRTARWHGENTPYPWATSFNDYVKANLTWQGPVEQHPLVNYLDHEGGALSNPTPDHYLPLLYVLGAWNGTEAITIPIDGIEMGSLSMLSVQVG; this is translated from the coding sequence ATGTCTGCACCTCGTATGCCAGCACTGTTCCTGGGCCACGGTAGCCCAATGAATGTTCTGGAAGATAACGTTTATACCCGCGCCTGGGGAATGTTAGGCGAGACGCTGCCGCGCCCGAAAGCGATTGTGGTGGTATCCGCCCACTGGTTTACCCGTGGTACTGGCGTTACCGCGATGGAAGCGCCGAAAACTATCCATGATTTCGGTGGTTTCCCGCAAGCGTTGTACGATACTCATTATCCGGCACCGGGTTCGCCGGAACTGGCTCAGCATCTGGTTGATTTACTGGCACCTGTGCCCGTTGTGCTTGATAAGGAAGCCTGGGGCTTTGACCACGGCTCCTGGGGCGTGCTGATTAAAATGTACCCGAATGCCGACATCCCGATGGTGCAACTCAGTATCGACAGCACGAAACCCGCAGCATGGCATTTTGAGATGGGCCGCAAGCTGGCGGCGCTGCGTGATGAGGGCATTATGCTGGTGGCCAGCGGCAACGTGGTGCATAACCTGCGTACCGCACGCTGGCATGGCGAAAATACGCCGTATCCGTGGGCCACATCGTTCAACGATTATGTGAAAGCGAACCTCACCTGGCAGGGCCCGGTTGAGCAGCATCCGCTGGTAAATTACCTCGATCATGAAGGCGGAGCGTTATCTAACCCAACCCCGGATCACTACCTGCCGCTGCTGTATGTGCTGGGCGCATGGAACGGCACCGAGGCCATTACTATCCCGATAGACGGTATTGAGATGGGTTCGCTGAGTATGCTTTCGGTTCAGGTTGGTTAA